In Micromonospora sp. NBC_01813, the following are encoded in one genomic region:
- a CDS encoding aminoglycoside phosphotransferase family protein: MTVGLGNLGRQQRALLERWLPGACVERDHSWGLVATTVLEVTHAGARFIVKAGGVDDHHLARELHAHRHWLGPWTGIGRAPILEHGSVEAKLLVTRYLPGELALGGAHADDPAIHRQAGELLALLHAQTAIIDDDYERRENDKSMAWLAGPHRIDDATVRQLRTEIAGWPTPAATLVPTHGDWHPRNWLVDDGVVSVIDFGRAALRPAYTDFARLAVKDFRRTPDLEAAFLAGYGRDPRQTHGWRRTQVREAIGTASWAYRVGDERFEAQGHRMIADVLARPTR, translated from the coding sequence GTGACCGTCGGGCTCGGCAACCTTGGCCGGCAGCAGCGAGCACTGCTGGAGCGCTGGCTGCCCGGTGCGTGCGTCGAGCGGGACCACAGCTGGGGCCTGGTGGCCACCACCGTCCTGGAGGTGACCCACGCCGGGGCCCGCTTCATCGTCAAGGCCGGCGGCGTCGACGACCACCATCTCGCCCGCGAGTTGCACGCCCACCGACACTGGTTGGGTCCGTGGACCGGCATCGGGCGGGCACCGATCCTGGAGCACGGCAGCGTCGAGGCGAAGCTCCTGGTCACCAGGTACCTCCCCGGCGAGTTGGCCCTCGGCGGTGCGCACGCCGACGACCCGGCCATCCATCGACAGGCCGGCGAGCTGCTGGCCCTGCTGCACGCCCAGACCGCGATCATCGACGACGACTACGAGCGGCGCGAGAACGACAAATCGATGGCCTGGCTTGCCGGACCGCACCGGATCGACGACGCGACGGTACGGCAGCTGCGTACCGAGATCGCCGGCTGGCCGACGCCGGCCGCGACCCTCGTCCCCACCCACGGCGACTGGCACCCACGGAACTGGCTGGTCGACGACGGCGTGGTCAGCGTCATCGACTTCGGTCGTGCGGCCCTGCGCCCCGCGTACACCGACTTCGCCCGCCTGGCCGTCAAGGACTTCCGCCGTACGCCGGACCTCGAAGCGGCGTTCCTCGCCGGTTACGGCCGTGATCCACGGCAGACGCACGGGTGGCGACGGACCCAGGTCCGCGAGGCGATCGGCACCGCCTCGTGGGCGTACCGGGTGGGCGACGAACGGTTCGAAGCCCAGGGCCACCGCATGATCGCCGACGTGCTGGCTAGGCCCACCCGCTGA
- a CDS encoding MmcQ/YjbR family DNA-binding protein, translating into MPHPIMFDDADPLLAEVRRLALAFPDAAEKVSHGHPAFYTTKVFAYYGGSVKVDGVYQQHEHSVLVLADPDERAALLAGPDCYAPAYLAASGWVGVDLGEGTDWAEMGELLDASYRRTAGPRRVARLDAR; encoded by the coding sequence ATGCCTCATCCGATCATGTTCGACGACGCCGACCCGCTGCTCGCCGAGGTACGCCGGCTCGCGTTGGCCTTTCCTGACGCCGCCGAGAAGGTCTCGCACGGCCATCCGGCGTTCTACACCACGAAGGTGTTCGCCTACTACGGCGGATCGGTGAAGGTCGACGGCGTCTACCAGCAGCACGAACACTCCGTACTGGTGCTGGCCGACCCGGACGAGCGGGCGGCGTTGCTGGCCGGGCCGGACTGTTACGCACCGGCGTATCTGGCTGCTTCGGGCTGGGTCGGCGTGGATCTCGGCGAGGGCACCGACTGGGCGGAGATGGGCGAACTCCTCGACGCCAGTTACCGGCGTACCGCCGGGCCACGCCGGGTCGCCCGACTCGACGCCCGATAG
- a CDS encoding helix-turn-helix domain-containing protein, translating into MHEVQIIIRKLRTERGLSQEQLGAMVRLSASSIGSYENGRLVPVKEIAKLLDEVLGGGERVQRAAAVARGLSFAGFLREWAQLEEQATLLRSFQLAVVPGLLQTPEYAERLLRVGRVDDLQTRLENRLTRQQVLTRADDPAEFIAVIDRSVLHRQVGTPDQMAEQLRSLAEAAERPNIWVHVVPSSTDAYLGLNGSFALATVNDYVLGYIDSHLGGDVISDPADVQILERSWEGVRSYALPVEESHEMILKAVQTWS; encoded by the coding sequence ATGCACGAGGTGCAGATCATCATTCGCAAACTGCGCACCGAGCGCGGCCTGTCCCAGGAACAACTCGGCGCGATGGTGCGGCTGAGCGCCTCATCGATCGGCAGCTACGAGAACGGGCGGCTCGTCCCGGTGAAGGAGATCGCGAAGTTGCTGGACGAGGTGCTGGGCGGCGGCGAACGGGTGCAGCGCGCCGCCGCCGTCGCACGTGGGCTGTCCTTCGCCGGGTTTCTCCGCGAGTGGGCCCAGTTGGAGGAGCAGGCCACCCTGCTGCGGTCGTTTCAACTCGCGGTCGTGCCGGGTCTGTTGCAGACCCCGGAGTACGCCGAACGCCTGCTGCGCGTCGGCCGGGTCGACGATCTGCAGACCCGGCTGGAGAATCGGCTCACCCGCCAGCAGGTGCTCACCCGCGCCGACGACCCGGCCGAGTTCATCGCCGTCATCGACCGCAGTGTGCTGCACCGGCAGGTGGGCACCCCGGATCAGATGGCCGAGCAGCTGCGCAGTCTCGCCGAGGCGGCCGAGCGGCCCAACATCTGGGTGCACGTGGTGCCGAGCAGCACCGACGCGTACCTCGGGCTCAACGGATCCTTCGCCCTGGCCACCGTCAACGACTACGTCCTCGGTTACATCGACTCACATCTGGGCGGGGATGTGATCAGCGACCCGGCCGACGTACAGATCTTGGAACGGTCCTGGGAAGGCGTCCGCAGCTAT